The following are encoded in a window of Eschrichtius robustus isolate mEscRob2 chromosome 1, mEscRob2.pri, whole genome shotgun sequence genomic DNA:
- the LOC137766239 gene encoding protein FAM177A1 isoform X3, whose amino-acid sequence MDRKPVSLAEGGEAGAASGAAAAAPFRESAQQMSNERGFENVELGVIGKKKKVPRRVIHFVSGETMEEYSTDEDEVDGLEKKDVLPTVDPTKLTWGPYLWFYMLRAATSTLSVCDFLGEKIASVLGISTPKYQYAIDEYYRMKKEEEEEEEENRMSEEAERQYQQNKLQADSIVQSDQPETLVSSSFVNLNFEMEGDCEVIMESKQNPVSVPP is encoded by the exons ATGGACCGGAAGCCAGTGAGCCTTGCGGAGGGAGGAGAAGCAGGGGCTGCCTCGGGAGCTGCGGCCGCCGCTCCGTTCAGGGAATCGGCACAGCAG ATGAGTAATGAAAGAGGCTTTGAAAATGTAGAACTGGGAGtcataggaaaaaagaagaaagtcccAAGGAGAGTCATCCACTTTGTTAGTGGTGAAACAATGGAAGAATACAGCACGGATGAAGATGAAGTTGATGGCCTGGAGAAGAAAGATGTTTTGCCTACTGTTGATCCG ACAAAACTTACCTGGGGCCCCTACTTATGGTTTTACATGCTTCGTGCTGCCACATCAACCCTCTCAG TGTGTGACTTTCTTGGAGAAAAGATTGCATCTGTTTTGGGCATCAGCACCCCAAAATACCAGTATGCCATTGATGAGTATTACCGGATGAAGAAGGAG gaagaagaagaagaagaagaaaacaggatGTCTGAAGAAGCAGAAAGACAATACCAGCAAAATAAGCTGCAGGCTGATTCCATTGTTCAGTCAGATCAACCAGAAACACTTGTATCCAGTTCATTTGTGAATCTCAATTTTGAAATGGAGGGAGATTGTGAAGTAATTATGGAGAGCAAACAAAATCCAGTCTCTGTCCCTCCGTAG
- the LOC137766239 gene encoding protein FAM177A1 isoform X2, producing MEAGLSAITLYLASASSPVVATTMDRKPVSLAEGGEAGAASGAAAAAPFRESAQQMSNERGFENVELGVIGKKKKVPRRVIHFVSGETMEEYSTDEDEVDGLEKKDVLPTVDPTKLTWGPYLWFYMLRAATSTLSVCDFLGEKIASVLGISTPKYQYAIDEYYRMKKEEEEEEEENRMSEEAERQYQQNKLQADSIVQSDQPETLVSSSFVNLNFEMEGDCEVIMESKQNPVSVPP from the exons ATGGAAGCGGGCTTATCGGCCATTACTTTGTATCTCGCCAGCGCCAGCAGTCCTGTGGTGGCGACAACGATGGACCGGAAGCCAGTGAGCCTTGCGGAGGGAGGAGAAGCAGGGGCTGCCTCGGGAGCTGCGGCCGCCGCTCCGTTCAGGGAATCGGCACAGCAG ATGAGTAATGAAAGAGGCTTTGAAAATGTAGAACTGGGAGtcataggaaaaaagaagaaagtcccAAGGAGAGTCATCCACTTTGTTAGTGGTGAAACAATGGAAGAATACAGCACGGATGAAGATGAAGTTGATGGCCTGGAGAAGAAAGATGTTTTGCCTACTGTTGATCCG ACAAAACTTACCTGGGGCCCCTACTTATGGTTTTACATGCTTCGTGCTGCCACATCAACCCTCTCAG TGTGTGACTTTCTTGGAGAAAAGATTGCATCTGTTTTGGGCATCAGCACCCCAAAATACCAGTATGCCATTGATGAGTATTACCGGATGAAGAAGGAG gaagaagaagaagaagaagaaaacaggatGTCTGAAGAAGCAGAAAGACAATACCAGCAAAATAAGCTGCAGGCTGATTCCATTGTTCAGTCAGATCAACCAGAAACACTTGTATCCAGTTCATTTGTGAATCTCAATTTTGAAATGGAGGGAGATTGTGAAGTAATTATGGAGAGCAAACAAAATCCAGTCTCTGTCCCTCCGTAG